In a genomic window of Ralstonia nicotianae:
- a CDS encoding GNAT family N-acetyltransferase, translating to MAVTHAVPATGIVLSDDPAWLPLDQIYRFLSQETYWARGLPRAVFDRSIAHSLCLAAYRLNDDGTHGELAGFARVISDHATFAYLCDVFVLPEWRGKGVSHALMRLLREHPELQGLRRTVLVTTDADGLYRKHGFTDVPGGSGFMQLHRPNAYQAAGDPAQTASA from the coding sequence ATGGCCGTGACGCACGCAGTTCCGGCCACGGGGATCGTTTTGTCCGACGATCCCGCGTGGCTCCCGCTGGACCAGATCTACCGCTTTCTCTCGCAGGAAACGTATTGGGCCCGCGGCCTGCCACGCGCAGTGTTCGACCGATCGATCGCCCATTCGCTGTGCCTCGCGGCCTACCGCCTGAATGACGACGGCACGCACGGCGAGCTGGCGGGCTTCGCCCGGGTCATTTCGGACCACGCGACCTTCGCCTACCTGTGCGACGTCTTCGTGCTGCCCGAGTGGCGCGGCAAAGGTGTCTCGCACGCGCTGATGCGCTTGCTGCGCGAGCACCCTGAACTGCAGGGGCTGCGCCGCACGGTGCTGGTCACCACCGATGCCGACGGGCTCTACCGCAAGCACGGCTTTACCGACGTGCCCGGTGGCAGCGGCTTCATGCAGCTGCACCGGCCCAATGCCTATCAGGCGGCGGGCGACCCGGCGCAGACCGCTTCGGCCTGA
- a CDS encoding acetylornithine transaminase, which yields MAFADYPVQSLMYITNRPEIVFTEGKGSWLTDHNGKRYLDFVQGWAVNCLGHSNDGMIEALNAQAKKLINPSPAFYNEPMAKLAGLLSAHSCFDKVFFANSGAEANEGAIKLARKWGKKHKSGAGKNRFEIITFDHSFHGRTLATMSASGKAGWDTIFAPQVPGFPKAILNDIASVEALITDETVGVMLEPVQGEGGVLPATPEFMQQLRALTRKHKLLLIVDEVQAGCGRCGTLFAYQLSNIEPDIMTLGKGIGGGVPLSALLCTDEVASFEAGDQGGTYNGNPLMTAVGCSVIEQLLAPGFLAGVQERGAYLRAQLLELSEAFGLAGERGEGLLRALLLGKDIGGQLVEAAREMNPTGLLLNAPRPNILRFMPALNVTTDEIDTMIGMLRTLLKAHG from the coding sequence ATGGCGTTTGCTGATTACCCCGTCCAGTCCCTGATGTACATCACCAACCGGCCCGAGATCGTCTTCACCGAAGGCAAGGGCTCGTGGCTGACGGACCACAACGGCAAGCGATACCTGGATTTCGTGCAAGGCTGGGCCGTCAACTGCCTCGGCCACTCCAACGACGGCATGATCGAAGCGCTCAATGCGCAGGCAAAGAAGCTCATCAACCCGAGCCCGGCCTTCTACAACGAGCCGATGGCCAAGCTGGCCGGCCTGCTGAGCGCGCACAGCTGCTTCGACAAGGTGTTCTTCGCCAACAGCGGCGCCGAGGCCAACGAAGGCGCCATCAAGCTCGCGCGCAAGTGGGGCAAGAAGCATAAGAGCGGCGCAGGAAAGAATCGATTCGAGATCATCACCTTCGACCACAGCTTCCACGGCCGCACGCTCGCCACCATGAGCGCATCGGGCAAGGCCGGCTGGGACACCATCTTCGCGCCGCAGGTGCCGGGCTTCCCGAAGGCCATCCTCAACGACATCGCCTCGGTGGAAGCACTCATCACCGACGAGACCGTCGGCGTGATGCTCGAGCCGGTGCAGGGCGAAGGCGGCGTGCTGCCCGCCACGCCGGAATTCATGCAGCAGCTGCGCGCGCTGACCAGGAAACACAAGCTGCTGCTGATCGTCGATGAAGTGCAGGCCGGGTGCGGGCGCTGCGGCACGCTCTTCGCCTACCAGCTCTCGAACATCGAGCCGGACATCATGACGCTGGGCAAGGGCATCGGCGGCGGCGTGCCGCTCTCGGCCCTGCTGTGCACGGATGAAGTCGCCAGCTTCGAGGCCGGCGACCAGGGCGGTACCTACAACGGCAACCCGCTGATGACGGCCGTGGGCTGCTCGGTGATCGAGCAGCTGCTCGCCCCGGGCTTCCTGGCCGGCGTGCAGGAGCGCGGCGCCTACCTGCGCGCGCAACTGCTCGAGCTGTCGGAAGCATTCGGCCTGGCCGGCGAACGCGGCGAGGGCCTGCTGCGCGCCCTGCTGCTCGGCAAGGACATCGGCGGCCAGCTGGTCGAGGCCGCGCGCGAGATGAACCCGACGGGTCTGCTGCTCAACGCGCCGCGCCCCAACATCCTGCGCTTCATGCCGGCGCTGAACGTCACGACCGACGAGATCGACACGATGATCGGCATGCTGCGCACGCTGCTCAAGGCACACGGCTGA
- a CDS encoding CDP-6-deoxy-delta-3,4-glucoseen reductase — protein MAYQINVLPSGRQFQAEDGETILAAALRQGIGLPYGCKNGACGSCKGHVREGSIVQGNHSPNALTAQEATEGRALFCCATPASDVTIEVREVHGAGDVPIKKIPCRVASLEKAAPDVTIVKLQLPATERMQFLAGQYVEFILRDGKRRSYSLANPPHADGPVELHIRHTPGGAFTDYVFGAKEGQPAMKERDILRFEGPLGSFFLREASDKPIILLASGTGFAPIKAIIEHAAFVGIQRPMTLYWGGRRPRDLYMHAMAEEWTRTLPGFRYVPVISDAQPEDGWTGRTGFVHQAVVADHPDLSGHEVYACGAPVMVNAARTDFAAQCRMHPDAFFADAFTSEADLHPAT, from the coding sequence ATGGCTTATCAGATCAACGTGTTGCCCAGCGGCCGCCAATTCCAGGCCGAAGATGGTGAGACCATCCTGGCCGCTGCGCTGCGCCAGGGCATCGGCCTGCCGTACGGTTGCAAGAATGGCGCCTGCGGCTCGTGCAAGGGCCACGTGCGCGAAGGCTCCATCGTGCAGGGCAACCACTCGCCCAACGCGCTGACGGCGCAGGAGGCCACCGAAGGCCGCGCGCTGTTCTGCTGCGCGACGCCGGCCTCCGACGTCACCATCGAGGTGCGCGAGGTGCATGGCGCCGGCGACGTGCCCATCAAGAAGATCCCCTGCCGCGTCGCCTCGCTGGAGAAGGCCGCACCCGACGTGACCATCGTCAAGCTGCAGTTGCCCGCCACCGAGCGCATGCAGTTCCTGGCCGGCCAGTATGTCGAATTCATCCTGCGCGACGGCAAGCGCCGCAGCTACTCCCTCGCCAACCCGCCGCACGCCGACGGCCCGGTCGAACTGCACATCCGCCACACGCCGGGCGGCGCGTTCACGGACTACGTCTTCGGCGCCAAGGAAGGCCAGCCGGCGATGAAAGAGCGCGACATCCTGCGCTTTGAAGGCCCGCTGGGCAGTTTCTTCCTGCGCGAAGCCTCCGACAAGCCGATCATCCTGCTCGCTTCCGGCACCGGCTTTGCCCCCATCAAGGCCATTATCGAGCACGCCGCGTTCGTCGGCATCCAGCGCCCGATGACGCTGTACTGGGGCGGCCGCCGTCCGCGCGATCTGTACATGCACGCAATGGCCGAGGAATGGACGCGCACCCTGCCGGGCTTCCGGTACGTCCCGGTCATCTCGGACGCGCAGCCCGAAGACGGCTGGACCGGCCGCACCGGCTTCGTCCACCAGGCGGTGGTCGCCGACCACCCGGACCTGTCCGGCCACGAGGTCTACGCCTGCGGCGCCCCGGTGATGGTCAACGCGGCCCGCACGGACTTCGCCGCCCAGTGCCGCATGCATCCGGATGCGTTTTTCGCCGACGCGTTCACCTCGGAGGCGGACCTGCACCCGGCCACCTGA
- a CDS encoding NAD-dependent epimerase/dehydratase family protein, with product MMDQAAAGSPFLTRKLGRPRILIVGCGDVGQRCLAVLQSRFRVLAVTSREVGRAPLQAAGAVPVLADLDRIGTLRRLRGLAPRVLHLAPPPAAGTDDPRTAALLQALSRPGRLRAAGPAKAGSAASRGMKRRILPERRSGTGRLKSRLQPRTLVYASTSGVYGDCGGAWVDETRPVRPATPRAMRRVAAERRVRWLGVGGGWRTSILRIPGIYAGDRLPEARLQRGTPALRREDDVFTNHIHADDLARALIAALFRGRPQRVVHVSDATELRMGDYFDAVAAARGLPRPPRIARAEAARQLEPALLSFMSESRRLRSVRLARELRLALRYPTVADFLAGGG from the coding sequence ATGATGGACCAGGCGGCTGCCGGGTCACCCTTCCTCACGCGGAAGCTGGGGCGTCCGCGCATCCTGATCGTTGGATGCGGCGACGTGGGGCAGCGCTGCCTCGCGGTCCTGCAGTCGCGGTTCCGCGTCCTGGCCGTCACCTCGCGCGAGGTGGGCCGCGCGCCGCTGCAGGCCGCCGGCGCCGTGCCGGTACTGGCCGACCTCGACCGCATCGGCACCCTGCGCCGCCTGCGGGGCCTGGCGCCGCGTGTCCTGCACCTGGCGCCGCCGCCGGCCGCCGGCACGGATGATCCGCGCACGGCCGCGCTGCTCCAGGCGCTGTCCCGGCCGGGACGGCTGCGGGCCGCCGGGCCGGCCAAGGCCGGGTCCGCCGCTTCGCGTGGCATGAAACGCCGCATTCTACCCGAGCGGCGCAGCGGTACCGGCCGCTTGAAATCTCGCCTCCAGCCGCGCACCCTGGTCTACGCCAGCACCAGCGGCGTCTACGGTGACTGCGGCGGTGCGTGGGTCGACGAGACCCGGCCGGTGCGGCCGGCCACGCCGCGGGCCATGCGGCGGGTGGCGGCCGAGCGCCGGGTGCGGTGGCTCGGCGTCGGCGGCGGCTGGCGCACGTCGATCCTGCGCATCCCGGGCATTTATGCCGGCGATCGTCTGCCGGAGGCGCGCCTGCAGCGCGGCACACCCGCGCTGCGGCGCGAGGACGACGTCTTCACCAACCACATCCATGCCGATGACCTGGCCCGTGCGCTCATCGCCGCGCTGTTCCGCGGCCGTCCGCAGCGCGTGGTGCATGTCAGCGATGCCACCGAGCTGCGCATGGGCGACTACTTCGATGCGGTGGCCGCCGCGCGCGGCCTGCCGCGCCCGCCGCGCATCGCTCGCGCCGAGGCAGCGCGGCAGCTGGAGCCGGCGCTGCTCTCGTTCATGAGCGAATCGCGCCGCCTGCGCAGCGTGCGCCTCGCGCGCGAACTGCGGCTGGCGCTGCGGTATCCGACCGTCGCCGACTTCCTGGCCGGCGGGGGCTGA
- a CDS encoding sensor domain-containing diguanylate cyclase produces MAKPARPPQVRVRHIVRVGLALSMLLAGAALCWFAAGMVADAMGARELRQTFDARRQLAEQVADGMASQITADVALLRAVPLTLAEIESIPAGVARVDTRRWNLMDEGLRLKEATAHPEVRAASTFLSVANGNLGLDYTWVVDTRGYVVLASNAGRPGSFIGMQLALQPYMKAAMLGGLGEQFTVGPITGVPGLFFAAPIYDAQGRLVAAIGTKVNLSRLQHWVSHPTSLVADANGLIILSTDASLVGKALPDSRVQRMTPSERFTEYQRVDFEPWSYQAAASAQRAVPSWVPADVRDAMVWRAGSEIPSLTVSRTASADLTVMVAEPLGSWSYQLATHERNRSLGFVLFLSGLLVFVLVVWSLLRERQHHRVTRHLNQSLQRTNSALANEAHFDHLTGVLTRRRFLALFETVLTRTHVRGEQLVLVLADLDHFKRINDTWGHAVGDLALQRFASLATSVMRSSDLIGRLGGEEFAVVMSRTTLEEAAGVVERLRAAVAEADESLPSGLAMTVSLGMTACHPGDTASEMLRRADLALYRAKESGRNRHAAG; encoded by the coding sequence GTGGCCAAGCCCGCTCGCCCGCCTCAAGTCCGCGTCCGGCACATCGTGCGGGTGGGGCTGGCGTTGTCGATGCTGCTGGCGGGCGCCGCCCTGTGCTGGTTCGCTGCCGGCATGGTGGCGGATGCGATGGGTGCGCGCGAGCTGCGGCAGACGTTCGATGCGCGCCGCCAGCTGGCCGAGCAGGTGGCCGACGGGATGGCCAGCCAGATCACCGCCGACGTGGCGCTGCTGCGCGCCGTGCCGCTGACGCTGGCGGAGATCGAGTCGATTCCTGCCGGCGTGGCGCGCGTCGATACGCGCCGCTGGAACCTGATGGATGAAGGCTTGCGTCTCAAGGAGGCAACGGCCCATCCCGAGGTGCGGGCCGCGAGCACGTTCCTGAGCGTCGCCAACGGCAATCTCGGGCTGGACTACACCTGGGTGGTCGACACGCGCGGCTACGTGGTGCTGGCCAGCAACGCGGGGCGGCCCGGTTCGTTCATCGGCATGCAGTTGGCGCTCCAGCCGTACATGAAGGCGGCCATGCTGGGCGGCCTCGGCGAGCAGTTCACCGTCGGCCCGATTACGGGCGTGCCGGGGCTGTTCTTCGCCGCGCCGATCTACGATGCCCAGGGCCGCCTGGTGGCGGCGATCGGCACTAAGGTCAACCTGTCGCGCCTGCAGCACTGGGTGTCGCACCCGACCTCGCTGGTGGCGGACGCGAACGGGCTGATCATCCTGTCGACCGACGCCTCGCTGGTGGGCAAGGCGCTACCCGATTCGCGCGTGCAGCGGATGACGCCGTCCGAGCGCTTCACCGAGTACCAGCGGGTGGATTTCGAGCCGTGGTCTTACCAGGCGGCCGCATCGGCGCAGCGGGCGGTGCCGTCGTGGGTTCCCGCCGATGTGCGCGATGCCATGGTGTGGCGCGCGGGCAGTGAGATCCCCTCGCTGACAGTCTCGCGCACTGCCAGCGCAGACCTGACCGTGATGGTGGCGGAGCCGTTGGGGTCGTGGTCGTATCAGTTGGCCACCCACGAGCGCAATCGCTCGCTGGGTTTCGTGCTGTTCCTCAGCGGGCTGCTGGTCTTCGTGCTGGTGGTGTGGTCCCTGCTGCGGGAGCGCCAGCACCATCGCGTGACCCGCCACCTCAATCAGAGCCTGCAGCGCACCAACAGCGCGCTCGCCAACGAAGCCCATTTCGACCACCTGACCGGTGTGCTGACGCGGCGGCGCTTTCTCGCCCTGTTCGAAACCGTGCTGACACGCACCCATGTGCGCGGCGAGCAACTGGTGCTGGTCCTGGCGGACCTGGACCACTTCAAGCGCATCAACGACACCTGGGGCCATGCGGTGGGGGATCTCGCCCTGCAGCGCTTCGCCTCGCTCGCCACCAGCGTGATGCGCAGCAGCGACCTGATCGGCCGGCTGGGCGGCGAGGAGTTCGCCGTGGTCATGAGCCGCACCACCCTCGAAGAGGCGGCCGGCGTGGTCGAGCGCCTGCGCGCGGCCGTGGCCGAAGCGGACGAATCCCTGCCCAGCGGACTGGCCATGACGGTGAGCCTCGGCATGACGGCCTGCCACCCCGGCGACACCGCTTCGGAGATGCTCAGGCGCGCCGACCTGGCGCTCTACCGCGCCAAGGAAAGCGGGCGGAACCGGCACGCGGCGGGTTAG
- a CDS encoding chloride channel protein produces MQTHVLRRDFATDTTLFRTVALAAVIAALATVAAAVLLGLIRFFTNLFFFQTLSFADHSPAGNTLGLWVIAVPVIGGLIVGLMARFGSDKIRGHGIPEAIEAILFGKSRMSPRVAVLKPLSSGIVIGSGGPFGAEGPIIMTGGAIGSLLAQCFRLTAAERKTLLVAGATAGMTAVFGTPVAAVLLAVELLLFEWRPRSMLPVAAACAVAGFLRVLVLEPGPLFPLATAPATLPALGSCVIAGLLCGALSRSLSTALYKTEDLFGRLPIHWMWWPALGGLAIGIGGYFEPRALGVGYDVIGDLLHNHLAIRIALALLVVKALIWVIALGSGTSGGVLAPLLMMGAGLGVLLGPVLPGGDPGLWPLVCMAATLAGVLGAPLTAIVFAFGLTHDINAILPALLAVSVAYGFVVLTMPRSIMTEKIARRGFHIYREYAVDPLERHAVDEVMTRTVQTIDAQASVAGILAERFGPTQAHRAFPVVRNGALIGLLDRDALLAGHARGAAMIADLFGANAPVMALPGETCRIVATRLAVHGLERLPVVADAQSRRLVGIVSRSDLVKPSVAFFDEEQRRERFRRAPLAGARVQLELRRRRARRTPN; encoded by the coding sequence ATGCAAACCCACGTCCTCCGGCGCGATTTCGCCACCGACACCACCCTGTTCCGCACCGTCGCGCTGGCGGCGGTCATCGCCGCGCTCGCCACGGTCGCGGCAGCGGTGCTGCTCGGCCTGATCCGCTTCTTCACCAACCTGTTCTTCTTCCAGACGCTATCGTTCGCGGACCATTCGCCGGCCGGCAACACGCTGGGCCTGTGGGTCATCGCGGTGCCGGTCATCGGCGGGCTGATCGTGGGCCTGATGGCGCGCTTCGGCTCGGACAAGATCCGCGGCCACGGCATCCCCGAGGCAATCGAAGCGATCCTGTTCGGCAAGAGCCGGATGTCGCCCAGGGTGGCGGTGCTCAAGCCGCTGTCGTCGGGCATCGTGATCGGCAGCGGCGGACCGTTCGGCGCGGAAGGTCCGATCATCATGACCGGCGGCGCGATCGGCTCGCTGCTCGCGCAGTGCTTCCGGCTGACCGCCGCCGAGCGCAAGACGCTGCTGGTGGCGGGCGCCACCGCCGGCATGACTGCCGTGTTCGGCACCCCGGTGGCCGCGGTGCTGCTGGCGGTGGAACTGCTGCTGTTCGAATGGCGCCCGCGCAGCATGCTGCCGGTGGCGGCGGCGTGCGCGGTGGCCGGCTTCCTGCGCGTGCTGGTGCTGGAACCGGGCCCGCTCTTTCCGCTGGCGACCGCCCCGGCGACGCTGCCTGCGCTGGGCTCGTGCGTGATCGCGGGGCTGCTGTGCGGGGCACTGTCGCGTTCGCTGTCGACCGCGCTCTACAAAACCGAAGACCTGTTCGGCCGCCTGCCGATCCACTGGATGTGGTGGCCCGCCCTCGGCGGGCTGGCCATCGGCATCGGCGGCTATTTCGAACCGCGCGCGCTGGGCGTGGGCTACGACGTCATCGGCGATCTGCTGCACAACCACCTGGCCATCCGCATCGCGCTCGCGCTGCTGGTGGTCAAGGCGCTGATCTGGGTGATCGCGCTGGGCTCGGGCACGTCCGGCGGCGTCCTTGCGCCGCTGCTGATGATGGGCGCGGGCCTGGGCGTGCTGCTCGGCCCCGTCCTGCCGGGCGGCGACCCAGGGCTGTGGCCGCTGGTGTGCATGGCCGCCACGCTGGCCGGTGTGCTGGGCGCGCCGCTCACCGCCATCGTGTTCGCCTTCGGGCTCACGCACGACATCAACGCCATCCTGCCGGCGCTGCTGGCGGTGTCGGTCGCGTACGGTTTTGTCGTGCTGACCATGCCGCGCTCGATCATGACCGAGAAGATCGCGCGGCGCGGGTTCCACATCTATCGCGAATACGCGGTGGATCCGCTGGAGCGCCACGCCGTCGACGAGGTGATGACGCGCACCGTGCAGACCATCGATGCGCAAGCCTCCGTGGCCGGCATCCTGGCCGAGCGCTTCGGCCCGACGCAGGCGCACCGCGCGTTTCCGGTGGTGCGTAACGGCGCGCTGATCGGCCTGCTGGACCGCGACGCCCTGCTCGCCGGCCACGCGCGCGGCGCGGCCATGATCGCCGACCTGTTCGGCGCCAACGCGCCGGTGATGGCGCTGCCGGGCGAGACCTGCCGCATCGTCGCCACGCGCCTGGCCGTGCACGGACTGGAGCGGCTGCCGGTCGTGGCCGATGCGCAATCGCGCCGGCTGGTGGGCATTGTCTCGCGCAGCGACCTGGTCAAGCCGTCGGTGGCGTTCTTCGATGAGGAGCAGCGCCGCGAGCGGTTCCGGCGCGCACCGCTGGCAGGCGCCCGCGTGCAGCTCGAACTGCGGCGCAGGCGCGCACGCCGTACGCCGAACTGA
- a CDS encoding MarR family winged helix-turn-helix transcriptional regulator has protein sequence MPTTAPPRPLNKADFEALSDFRYHLRRFLRVSEDLIQSKGITPLQYQLLLHVKGFVGREWATVGELAERLQASPHGTVALVTRCEDAGLVERRPSAADARQVEVHLTKKGERCVGQLAALHQSELSAFKRAFRLPDFEA, from the coding sequence ATGCCAACCACCGCCCCACCCCGCCCCCTCAACAAAGCGGACTTCGAAGCCCTGTCCGACTTCCGCTACCACCTGCGCCGCTTCCTGCGCGTGTCCGAAGACCTGATCCAGTCCAAGGGCATCACGCCGCTGCAGTACCAGTTGCTGCTGCACGTCAAAGGATTCGTCGGCCGCGAATGGGCCACCGTGGGCGAACTGGCGGAGCGCCTGCAGGCGTCGCCGCACGGCACCGTGGCGCTGGTCACGCGCTGCGAAGACGCCGGCCTGGTCGAGCGCCGGCCGAGCGCCGCCGATGCGCGCCAGGTGGAAGTCCATCTGACAAAAAAGGGCGAACGCTGCGTCGGCCAGCTGGCGGCGCTGCACCAGAGCGAGCTGAGCGCCTTCAAGCGCGCCTTCCGCCTGCCCGATTTCGAAGCCTAG
- a CDS encoding tyrosine-type recombinase/integrase: MATYIKRKSKNGIVWRVEVARLGVRDSKTFDTKAEAVAWATEREADILRDRSRGVRPVKHTLRKAIGRYIEEVAPHKTGKRWEEIRLQLFLRVTPDLPEKLVGDITTDDIGKWRDARLGGKLLGRSGKPVAASSVNRELNLLSAVFEVARTEWKWIRENPMHGLRRPTNPPSRNRRISPEEQQAICAALNYVEGQVPTSMQHEVAIAFLVALDTGMRKSELLGLTKTTARFEERRAILPRTKNGDRREVPLPASAIERLKLLPGNDVGQLFRLTAATADVLFRRAVAKAELKDLHFHDTRHEACTQLAKCVDVLSLARIIGHRDLKSLMVYYNPTAEELADQLDGVAKAA; encoded by the coding sequence ATGGCTACTTACATCAAGCGCAAGAGCAAAAACGGTATCGTTTGGCGGGTAGAGGTTGCCCGTCTGGGGGTGCGAGACAGCAAGACCTTTGACACCAAGGCAGAGGCGGTCGCTTGGGCGACCGAGCGGGAGGCTGACATCCTGCGCGACCGGAGCCGAGGTGTCCGGCCTGTGAAGCACACGTTGCGCAAGGCTATCGGCCGATATATTGAGGAAGTGGCGCCTCACAAGACCGGAAAGCGCTGGGAGGAAATCCGCCTTCAACTGTTTCTCCGCGTCACTCCTGACTTGCCCGAAAAGCTGGTGGGCGATATCACCACCGACGACATAGGAAAGTGGCGCGACGCTCGACTGGGCGGCAAGTTGCTGGGGCGCAGTGGTAAACCGGTAGCGGCAAGCAGTGTCAACCGTGAACTGAACCTGCTGTCCGCCGTATTTGAGGTAGCGCGTACCGAGTGGAAGTGGATTCGAGAGAACCCGATGCACGGGCTGCGTCGGCCGACGAACCCGCCATCGCGCAATCGCCGCATCTCTCCCGAAGAACAGCAAGCAATCTGCGCTGCACTCAACTATGTTGAGGGCCAAGTGCCTACCTCGATGCAGCATGAGGTGGCCATTGCTTTCCTCGTTGCCTTGGATACAGGCATGCGCAAGAGTGAGTTGCTGGGGCTGACCAAAACCACAGCGCGCTTTGAAGAGAGAAGGGCAATCTTGCCACGAACCAAAAACGGCGATCGGCGCGAGGTGCCGTTGCCCGCTAGCGCTATCGAGCGGCTAAAACTGTTGCCTGGCAATGATGTGGGTCAGCTGTTTCGGCTGACAGCTGCGACAGCAGACGTGCTGTTCCGCCGCGCGGTAGCCAAGGCAGAGCTGAAAGACCTGCATTTTCATGACACGCGACACGAGGCGTGCACTCAACTGGCAAAGTGCGTCGACGTCCTTTCCCTGGCGCGCATCATCGGGCATCGCGACCTGAAGAGCCTGATGGTGTACTACAACCCGACTGCCGAAGAGCTGGCCGACCAGCTCGACGGCGTTGCGAAGGCGGCTTAG